In one window of Spiroplasma corruscae DNA:
- the rplT gene encoding 50S ribosomal protein L20 has protein sequence MARIKFGKVTRARRKRWIKRAKGYYGTKKSHYKKAHEQVVRSMAYAFVGRKLRKRDFRKLWIIRINAAVRPLGLSYSKFMNGLKVSGIEVNRKMLSELAIHEPKQFEMLVETSKKALEAKK, from the coding sequence ATGGCAAGAATAAAATTTGGTAAAGTTACAAGAGCAAGAAGAAAGCGTTGAATCAAAAGAGCAAAAGGTTATTATGGAACTAAAAAGTCACATTACAAAAAAGCTCATGAACAAGTAGTTCGTTCTATGGCGTATGCTTTTGTTGGTCGTAAACTAAGAAAAAGAGATTTTAGAAAATTATGAATAATCCGTATTAATGCTGCAGTTAGACCACTTGGATTGAGTTATTCAAAATTTATGAATGGTCTTAAAGTATCAGGGATTGAAGTTAATAGAAAAATGTTATCAGAATTAGCAATTCATGAACCTAAGCAATTTGAAATGTTAGTAGAAACATCAAAAAAAGCATTAGAAGCTAAAAAATAA
- the thrS gene encoding threonine--tRNA ligase, producing MEINIGSKEFKIDSPIKISDLLEKNKIDHNKYVVKINDQILPNEAIIVKSCNLELVEINENLIKKSINYLSKLFMEASVTNCFSNVEISIQRNDINDETCSIVFNSDNRVKKEELENIKKAFIELVTKKDIQFNYAKEYSNYYKFNLLKQKLNYDVVSYPSVEVGGNIFIVRFPIILDKYNIRTLEILNLSGEYFNNDASELMLQKIDFVVANDKKMLAKVVKAIEERRLRDHRYINENLEIFNIDPLIGLGLPFWLPNGAILKQEIKKFLMEKEFEYRFVQIESPVLGSKNLYETSGHWNHYRENMFAPINMPDNETLVLRPMNCPHHVSIYKSKIRSYRDLPLRFAEHAIQHRYEFSGSLTGLERVRAMELTDSHIFVMPEHLKDEFINCYKLIVEVLEKFDIKIKYLSLSMRDKEDKVNYYDNDEMWNNAEKQMEDMLNELKLDYKKMIGEAAFYGPKLDIQVETALGHEITVSTIQLDFLLPEKFKLEYINSDGKAEKPIMIHRGLIGTYERFVAILLEQTMGVLPLWCSPTQISLIPVSDKYIEYCKKVEEILHSKKIRCFISDKDDRLNNKIRNAITKKTPYIVVIGQKELDNNSITYRTYKSEQLIEISLEEFVNKIVDEYENRK from the coding sequence ATGGAAATAAATATTGGATCTAAAGAGTTTAAAATTGACTCCCCAATTAAAATTAGCGATTTATTAGAAAAAAACAAAATAGATCACAACAAATATGTAGTAAAAATTAATGATCAAATATTACCAAATGAGGCTATAATTGTAAAAAGTTGTAATTTAGAATTAGTTGAAATAAATGAAAATCTAATTAAAAAATCAATAAATTATTTATCAAAACTTTTTATGGAAGCTAGTGTAACAAACTGTTTTAGTAATGTTGAAATATCAATACAAAGAAATGATATAAATGATGAAACTTGTAGTATTGTTTTTAACTCAGATAATAGAGTGAAAAAAGAAGAGTTAGAGAATATAAAAAAAGCATTTATAGAATTAGTTACTAAAAAGGATATACAATTTAACTATGCAAAAGAATATAGTAACTATTATAAATTTAATTTGCTAAAACAAAAACTTAATTATGATGTTGTTAGTTATCCATCTGTTGAAGTTGGTGGTAATATATTTATTGTTAGATTCCCAATCATATTAGATAAATATAATATAAGAACTTTAGAAATATTAAATCTCTCTGGTGAATATTTCAACAATGATGCTTCTGAATTAATGTTACAAAAAATAGATTTTGTTGTTGCTAATGATAAAAAAATGCTTGCAAAAGTAGTTAAAGCTATTGAAGAAAGAAGATTAAGAGACCACAGATATATTAATGAAAACTTAGAAATATTTAATATTGACCCATTAATTGGATTAGGATTACCATTTTGGTTACCAAACGGCGCAATTTTAAAACAAGAAATTAAAAAATTTCTTATGGAAAAAGAATTTGAGTATAGGTTTGTACAAATAGAATCACCAGTTTTGGGTTCAAAAAATTTATATGAAACATCTGGTCATTGAAACCACTACCGCGAAAATATGTTTGCACCAATCAATATGCCTGATAATGAAACGCTAGTTTTAAGACCTATGAATTGTCCACATCATGTTTCAATTTATAAATCAAAAATAAGAAGTTATAGGGACTTACCATTAAGATTTGCAGAACATGCAATTCAACATAGATATGAATTTTCTGGTTCTTTAACAGGCCTTGAAAGAGTTAGAGCAATGGAATTAACAGACTCTCATATCTTTGTTATGCCAGAACATCTAAAAGATGAATTTATAAACTGTTATAAATTAATTGTAGAAGTATTAGAAAAGTTTGATATAAAAATTAAATATTTATCATTATCAATGAGAGATAAAGAAGATAAAGTTAACTATTATGATAATGATGAAATGTGAAACAATGCAGAGAAACAAATGGAAGATATGTTGAATGAATTGAAACTTGATTATAAGAAAATGATTGGTGAAGCTGCTTTTTATGGACCTAAATTAGACATACAAGTCGAAACTGCCCTAGGTCATGAAATAACTGTTTCAACAATACAATTAGATTTTCTACTTCCTGAGAAGTTTAAATTAGAATATATTAATAGTGATGGTAAGGCTGAAAAACCAATAATGATTCATAGAGGGTTAATTGGTACATATGAAAGATTTGTTGCTATTTTATTAGAACAAACCATGGGTGTTTTACCATTATGATGTAGTCCTACACAAATATCTTTAATACCAGTTTCAGATAAATATATTGAGTATTGTAAAAAGGTAGAAGAAATTTTACACTCTAAAAAAATAAGATGTTTTATTTCTGATAAAGATGACAGATTGAATAATAAAATTCGTAATGCAATAACAAAAAAAACACCATACATAGTAGTTATTGGTCAAAAAGAACTTGACAACAACTCAATCACTTATAGAACTTACAAGAGTGAACAATTAATAGAAATAAGTCTTGAAGAGTTTGTTAATAAAATTGTTGATGAATATGAAAACAGGAAATAA
- a CDS encoding L-threonylcarbamoyladenylate synthase — MKTGNNILNSDQIKYAIGYLEKDLPIILPTDTIYGLSLKYNLNNVTKINRIKSSNESKKLIVLISKVSQIRDLGVEVNLKQISILKSSNRPTTLLLKTKNEEMIGFRIPKRRDLKLIIDKVGPIISTSVNISGRKFLSNYDELLAFKEEKNINEIFWVGTLNNKPSIILDPELNIIRD, encoded by the coding sequence ATGAAAACAGGAAATAATATACTTAACAGCGATCAAATAAAGTATGCAATTGGTTATTTAGAAAAAGATCTTCCAATAATATTACCGACAGATACTATTTATGGATTAAGTTTAAAATACAACTTAAATAATGTTACAAAAATTAATAGAATCAAAAGTAGTAATGAGTCTAAGAAATTAATTGTGCTTATTTCCAAAGTTTCCCAAATCAGAGATTTAGGTGTAGAGGTTAATTTGAAGCAAATATCAATTTTAAAATCGTCAAATAGGCCGACAACTCTTTTATTAAAAACAAAAAATGAAGAAATGATTGGTTTTAGGATACCCAAAAGAAGAGACCTTAAATTAATTATTGATAAAGTTGGTCCTATAATATCAACTAGTGTCAATATTTCAGGAAGAAAATTTTTATCAAATTATGATGAATTATTAGCTTTTAAAGAAGAAAAAAATATAAATGAAATTTTTTGGGTTGGAACGCTTAATAATAAACCATCAATAATATTAGACCCTGAATTAAATATAATAAGAGATTAA
- a CDS encoding PTS transporter subunit EIIC: MAEIKVNATSSGKKVKTKVKDPNGPKAWSKFLTLLQELGKTLQFPIAVLPFAAILNRFGALGMELAPEHSVGWWISMIIQKPGSIPFDNLPLLFAIGCAFGLAKDHRGEVALVAVIFYLAIAALTSEHTLPEMIYGGVNQFEAVEQVVKDGRLVTESHWYSNLIYVPTFGDSEQKVVNGATYVLNIGVLGGIVAGCFSAFFYNRLKDIKLPMALSFFGGRRFVPMVAIAASIPLAFLFSIVWPWIQLGLIKFGTAVANPSNPAVAIPGTMVYGILNRLLLPFGLHQILNTFFWFQMPLTGDIIKPWTGEIANGNNGNPLLGQLVNGDINAFQKGVSTSGLFQSGFFPIMMGGLPMAAVAMIMAANKDKRKEVAGFLGGVAGVSFLTGITEPIEFSFVFIAPALLAAHAGLTGVFVAITTAMKIQVGFGFSAGFIDYAISFAQSWGLAKHNDSLILSNPLWLLLLATAAGFIYFIVFYFLIKLLKIQTPGRELIDSNSIVAKLSDTKTLNKSGDKYQTKASVILEALGADNIVSIDNCATRLRLILKNNANVDDAKVKSAGAFGLKRLGTEGLQIVIGPDVEHVANALKEQLNGVKK; the protein is encoded by the coding sequence ATGGCAGAAATTAAAGTTAATGCCACTTCCAGTGGTAAAAAAGTTAAGACTAAAGTTAAAGATCCTAATGGTCCTAAGGCGTGAAGTAAATTTCTGACTTTATTGCAAGAATTAGGTAAAACTTTGCAGTTTCCAATTGCAGTACTACCATTTGCAGCTATCCTAAATAGATTTGGTGCACTAGGAATGGAATTGGCACCTGAACATAGTGTTGGTTGATGAATTTCTATGATTATTCAGAAACCTGGTAGTATACCGTTTGATAACCTACCATTATTGTTCGCAATAGGTTGTGCTTTTGGGTTAGCCAAAGATCATAGAGGAGAAGTTGCCTTAGTAGCGGTAATTTTTTATTTGGCTATAGCTGCACTTACATCTGAACACACACTACCAGAAATGATTTATGGTGGTGTTAATCAGTTTGAAGCTGTTGAACAAGTAGTCAAGGATGGAAGATTGGTAACAGAATCTCACTGATATTCAAATTTAATTTATGTACCGACTTTTGGTGATAGTGAGCAAAAAGTTGTTAATGGTGCAACATATGTATTAAACATAGGAGTTTTGGGAGGGATTGTAGCCGGTTGTTTTTCTGCATTCTTTTACAATAGATTGAAAGATATTAAACTTCCTATGGCTTTATCATTTTTTGGGGGAAGAAGATTTGTACCAATGGTTGCTATTGCAGCATCAATACCATTAGCATTCCTTTTCTCAATTGTATGACCATGAATTCAGTTAGGATTGATTAAGTTTGGAACAGCTGTTGCAAACCCTTCAAACCCTGCAGTAGCAATACCAGGGACAATGGTGTACGGAATTTTAAATAGATTATTACTTCCATTTGGCCTACACCAAATTCTAAATACATTCTTCTGATTCCAAATGCCACTTACAGGAGATATTATAAAACCTTGAACAGGAGAAATAGCTAATGGTAATAATGGAAATCCATTATTAGGTCAATTAGTTAATGGAGATATTAATGCATTCCAAAAAGGAGTTTCTACATCAGGGTTGTTTCAATCAGGATTCTTCCCAATTATGATGGGTGGATTACCAATGGCAGCTGTAGCTATGATTATGGCTGCTAATAAAGATAAGAGAAAAGAAGTTGCGGGATTCTTAGGTGGTGTTGCAGGTGTTTCATTCCTAACAGGTATAACAGAACCAATTGAATTCTCATTTGTTTTTATTGCTCCAGCACTTCTTGCAGCACATGCCGGTTTAACAGGTGTTTTTGTAGCAATAACAACAGCTATGAAAATTCAAGTAGGGTTTGGATTTAGTGCCGGATTCATTGATTATGCAATATCATTTGCACAATCATGAGGATTGGCAAAACACAATGATAGCTTAATATTATCAAACCCATTGTGATTATTGCTATTAGCGACTGCTGCTGGATTTATATACTTCATTGTATTTTACTTCCTAATTAAGTTGCTTAAAATACAAACTCCTGGTCGTGAGTTAATTGATTCAAATTCAATTGTAGCAAAATTATCTGATACTAAAACATTAAATAAAAGTGGTGATAAATACCAAACTAAAGCAAGTGTAATACTTGAAGCTTTAGGAGCAGATAATATAGTTTCAATAGATAATTGTGCAACAAGATTAAGACTAATATTAAAAAACAATGCTAATGTCGATGATGCGAAAGTTAAATCAGCAGGAGCGTTCGGATTAAAAAGACTAGGTACAGAAGGTTTACAAATAGTTATTGGACCTGATGTTGAGCATGTAGCAAACGCTCTTAAAGAGCAATTAAACGGTGTAAAAAAATAA
- the infC gene encoding translation initiation factor IF-3, translating into MAEIKSNKSDFVNKDIRARQILIIDQDGQKIGPLNKFEALKMAEDQGLDLLQVGIQDSSTAIAKILDFGKYKYEQKRKQKENKKNQVKVENKEIRLTVGIGEHDLDTKARKAREFLLEGDRVKVSLKFKGREITYQELGKETLKKFFAKVEDIAKVEKEAKLNTRFLDMFIVPKKP; encoded by the coding sequence ATGGCAGAAATAAAAAGCAATAAAAGTGACTTTGTAAACAAAGACATAAGAGCAAGACAAATCCTAATAATTGATCAAGATGGTCAAAAAATAGGACCTTTAAATAAGTTTGAAGCTTTAAAAATGGCTGAAGACCAAGGACTTGATTTATTACAAGTTGGTATTCAAGATAGTTCTACTGCAATAGCTAAAATACTTGATTTCGGTAAATATAAATACGAGCAAAAAAGAAAACAAAAAGAGAATAAAAAAAATCAAGTAAAAGTTGAAAACAAGGAAATACGTCTAACAGTTGGTATTGGTGAACATGACCTTGATACTAAGGCGAGAAAAGCTAGAGAGTTCCTTTTAGAAGGAGACAGAGTAAAAGTTTCGCTTAAATTTAAAGGTAGAGAAATCACTTATCAAGAATTAGGGAAAGAGACTCTAAAGAAATTCTTTGCAAAAGTAGAAGATATTGCAAAAGTCGAAAAGGAAGCAAAACTTAACACTAGATTCTTAGATATGTTTATTGTGCCTAAGAAACCTTAA
- the serS gene encoding serine--tRNA ligase, producing the protein MIDLKYIEENKEEVKKNLSRRNESYKTQIDEVIELNTQRKSLQKIVDDLRFERNKLSNSFSELDKDEKEKTKQKVKSINEKLECNVEKLKQIKESMDKILNSLPNLLDNSTPDGNDEDDNVELFSWEPSLWKTKNIDHWDIAEKLNLVDFKLGAKFSGSRFVVYKENGAKLIRALGWVLLDFHIKNGFKELSVPVIVNPNLMYGTGQLPKFEEDAFKTGEQYLIPTGEVPLTNIYNNEVIDSKMLPIYLTTNSLCFRKEAGSAGKDTKGLIRMHQFNKVEMVKIVKPETSFKELEEMMQNASDILKLFNLRHRVIKLCSGDIGFSSTKTYDLEVWFPAQEKFREISSCSNCLDFQARRMNTRYKEDDNTMFVHTLNGSGLAIDRLFAAILENYYEDGKLKLPEVLRPYFENKEYL; encoded by the coding sequence ATGATAGACTTAAAGTATATTGAAGAAAATAAGGAAGAGGTCAAAAAAAACCTTTCAAGAAGGAATGAAAGTTACAAGACTCAAATTGATGAAGTTATAGAATTAAATACTCAAAGAAAGTCTTTACAAAAAATTGTTGATGATCTTAGATTTGAAAGAAATAAACTTTCAAATAGTTTTTCCGAATTAGATAAAGATGAAAAAGAAAAGACAAAACAAAAAGTTAAGTCAATTAACGAGAAACTAGAGTGTAATGTTGAAAAGTTAAAACAAATTAAAGAAAGTATGGATAAAATATTAAATTCTTTACCAAACTTATTAGACAATAGCACACCCGATGGAAATGACGAAGATGATAATGTTGAATTATTTAGTTGAGAACCTAGTTTATGAAAAACAAAAAATATAGATCATTGGGATATTGCTGAAAAGCTTAACTTAGTTGACTTTAAATTAGGAGCAAAGTTCTCGGGTTCAAGATTTGTTGTTTATAAAGAAAATGGGGCAAAGTTAATTAGAGCATTAGGGTGAGTTTTGTTAGATTTTCATATAAAAAATGGGTTTAAAGAGTTATCTGTTCCTGTAATTGTTAACCCAAACTTAATGTATGGAACTGGACAATTACCAAAGTTTGAAGAAGATGCTTTTAAAACAGGGGAACAATACTTAATTCCAACAGGAGAAGTACCTTTAACAAATATTTATAATAACGAGGTTATTGATAGCAAAATGTTGCCTATTTATTTAACAACAAATAGTTTATGCTTTAGGAAAGAAGCTGGAAGCGCTGGTAAAGATACAAAGGGCTTAATTAGAATGCATCAATTTAATAAGGTTGAAATGGTAAAAATTGTAAAACCAGAAACTTCATTTAAAGAGTTAGAAGAAATGATGCAAAATGCGTCAGATATACTAAAGTTATTTAATTTAAGACATAGAGTAATAAAATTATGTTCAGGAGACATTGGGTTTAGCTCTACAAAAACTTATGACTTAGAGGTTTGATTTCCAGCCCAGGAAAAGTTTAGAGAAATATCTTCATGTTCTAATTGTCTCGATTTCCAAGCAAGAAGAATGAATACAAGGTATAAGGAAGATGATAACACTATGTTCGTTCATACATTAAATGGTTCAGGGCTTGCTATTGATAGATTATTTGCAGCAATTCTTGAAAACTATTATGAGGATGGAAAATTAAAATTGCCAGAAGTATTAAGACCATATTTTGAAAACAAAGAATATTTATAG
- the rpmI gene encoding 50S ribosomal protein L35 has protein sequence MPKMKTKSALAKRVKKNGAGKLKRAKAYRSHLAQNKSTKQKRHLKKGTFISDSDLKRLDGLLQN, from the coding sequence ATGCCAAAAATGAAAACAAAAAGCGCTTTAGCAAAAAGAGTTAAAAAAAATGGAGCAGGGAAATTAAAGAGAGCAAAAGCTTATAGATCTCACCTTGCTCAAAACAAGTCTACAAAACAAAAACGTCATTTAAAAAAAGGAACATTTATATCAGATAGTGATCTAAAAAGATTAGATGGATTATTACAAAATTAA